Proteins encoded within one genomic window of Mesorhizobium sp. AR10:
- a CDS encoding alpha/beta fold hydrolase, producing the protein MTSFLFDGHDTAPVTILLAHGAGASMDSPSMTATAKALAAAGFQVARFEFHYMAARRYGHRKPPPRAETVNPEYIKAIADLRAKGVTGPLIIGGKSMGGRVASMVADEMFAEGKIAGLLCLGYPFHPPAKPTQLRTKHLAGLKTPTLIFQGTRDEFGTQDEVATYDLSDKIEVIWLEDGDHDLKPRKSISGFSTGDHLKTLAEAVKAWAGTV; encoded by the coding sequence ATGACCAGCTTCCTCTTCGACGGTCACGACACCGCCCCCGTCACCATCCTGCTCGCGCACGGCGCCGGTGCATCGATGGACTCGCCCTCGATGACCGCCACCGCAAAAGCGCTGGCCGCCGCCGGCTTCCAGGTCGCGCGCTTCGAATTCCACTACATGGCCGCCCGCCGCTACGGCCACCGCAAGCCGCCGCCGCGGGCCGAGACGGTGAACCCGGAATATATCAAGGCGATCGCCGATCTCCGGGCGAAGGGCGTCACCGGTCCGCTCATCATCGGCGGCAAGTCGATGGGCGGGCGCGTCGCCTCGATGGTCGCCGACGAGATGTTCGCGGAAGGCAAAATCGCCGGGCTGCTTTGCCTCGGCTATCCCTTCCATCCGCCGGCCAAGCCGACGCAGTTGCGGACCAAGCATCTCGCTGGGCTGAAGACGCCAACGCTGATCTTCCAGGGCACGCGCGATGAGTTCGGCACGCAGGACGAGGTAGCGACCTACGATCTCTCCGACAAGATCGAAGTGATCTGGCTGGAGGACGGCGACCACGATTTGAAGCCGCGCAAGAGCATCTCCGGCTTCTCCACCGGCGATCATCTGAAGACGCTGGCCGAAGCGGTGAAGGCCTGGGCGGGCACGGTGTAG
- a CDS encoding winged helix-turn-helix domain-containing tetratricopeptide repeat protein, producing the protein MGSWPMDLEFGNYRLKRAERLLLGPKGPVELSARSFDILAMLLERPDDVIGKTELFDAVWPGLVVEENTLQVHISALRKLLPAEMIATVHGRGYKYAGPKPFVGTGEATAPSRPSIAILPFDNMSGDPEQDYFSDGITEDIIAELGKYKEFLVIARNSAFQFRGKANDVVDVANKLAVQYVVEGSVRKIGNRVRVTVQLIDASSTAHIWGEHYDRELDDIFAIQDEITQMIAARLARQARTAIASRARARPTDNMSAYDFYLRALQLAATYDYDTVREAEPFLRQAVKLDPRFAAAHALLSFVETLKFFWIYYNPDLLHSGLEIARTALQLDPDEAYGHLATGFAHLYLRQFRQAEISLDRAVALNPNDPFILSIRALHLNYTDRPDEALVEINEAQRRDPYAVGWYGDFRGIILTTAGRYREATACYAKMVTVPPWSLVRLAVCHSELGEIKQAQDVLAKVKAHYAGLRLDEIVDTEVDFYEDPAVCSNYRAILRRVDRQE; encoded by the coding sequence ATGGGTTCTTGGCCAATGGACTTGGAGTTTGGGAACTACCGCCTGAAACGTGCCGAACGGCTGCTGCTGGGGCCGAAGGGGCCGGTGGAGCTTTCGGCTCGTTCCTTCGACATCCTCGCCATGTTGCTCGAGAGGCCGGATGATGTGATCGGCAAGACCGAACTCTTCGATGCGGTCTGGCCGGGCCTGGTGGTGGAGGAGAACACGCTGCAGGTCCATATTTCGGCGCTGCGAAAACTGCTGCCCGCCGAGATGATCGCAACCGTGCATGGCCGCGGCTATAAATATGCCGGTCCCAAGCCCTTCGTGGGGACGGGAGAGGCTACGGCGCCGTCCAGACCGTCGATTGCCATACTTCCCTTCGACAACATGAGCGGCGACCCGGAGCAGGACTATTTCAGCGACGGGATTACCGAAGACATCATCGCCGAGCTCGGCAAGTACAAGGAGTTTCTGGTCATTGCGCGGAACTCCGCCTTCCAGTTCCGCGGCAAGGCCAATGACGTGGTCGATGTGGCAAATAAGCTTGCCGTCCAATACGTCGTCGAAGGCAGTGTGCGGAAGATCGGCAACCGGGTGCGGGTCACCGTGCAGCTGATCGACGCATCTTCAACAGCTCACATCTGGGGCGAGCACTACGACCGCGAACTCGATGACATTTTCGCCATCCAGGACGAAATCACCCAGATGATTGCAGCCCGCCTGGCCCGGCAGGCCAGAACCGCGATTGCGTCGCGCGCCAGGGCCAGGCCGACCGACAACATGTCGGCCTATGACTTTTACCTGCGGGCGCTGCAACTGGCAGCCACCTACGACTATGACACGGTGCGCGAAGCGGAACCCTTTCTGCGCCAGGCGGTAAAGCTCGATCCGCGGTTTGCTGCTGCCCACGCCTTGCTCAGCTTTGTGGAGACCCTCAAGTTCTTCTGGATCTACTACAATCCCGACCTTTTGCACTCCGGACTGGAGATCGCAAGAACTGCACTGCAGCTTGACCCGGACGAGGCCTATGGGCATCTCGCCACCGGTTTTGCTCACTTGTACCTGCGACAATTCAGGCAAGCCGAAATCAGCCTTGACCGGGCGGTTGCCCTCAATCCGAACGATCCGTTCATTCTTAGTATCCGCGCGCTTCACCTGAACTACACGGACAGGCCGGATGAGGCGCTTGTTGAGATAAACGAAGCCCAGCGCCGCGACCCATACGCTGTGGGATGGTATGGAGACTTTCGCGGTATCATCCTGACCACGGCTGGACGATACCGCGAGGCAACGGCCTGCTACGCGAAAATGGTAACTGTGCCACCGTGGTCGCTCGTTCGTCTTGCCGTCTGCCATTCCGAACTCGGCGAAATCAAGCAAGCGCAGGACGTGCTGGCAAAAGTAAAGGCACATTATGCCGGACTACGCCTTGACGAGATCGTTGATACGGAAGTGGACTTCTATGAGGATCCCGCCGTGTGCAGCAATTATCGCGCGATCCTGCGGCGCGTTGACAGGCAAGAATAA
- a CDS encoding isochorismatase family protein translates to MSQPALAATAPLIVIDLQTGMFDGVAEPPIHDAAGIAARVRVLTEWARRTGRKVAFVRHDGPAGDPLAPGEPGWSVWPALGQAKDEPTFAKSVGDAFSNAALGEWVAGQGAGEVVLVGAQSDFCVAATVKGAFAAGLGVIVVSDAHSTLDSPSETAAEIIARHNADFSSAGVTLVTTKSLTGV, encoded by the coding sequence ATGTCACAACCAGCGCTCGCGGCCACTGCGCCGCTCATCGTCATCGATCTCCAGACCGGCATGTTCGATGGCGTCGCCGAGCCACCGATCCATGATGCCGCCGGCATCGCCGCTCGTGTGCGGGTGCTGACCGAATGGGCACGGCGCACGGGACGCAAGGTCGCCTTCGTCAGGCATGACGGGCCGGCGGGCGACCCGCTGGCACCCGGCGAGCCTGGCTGGTCGGTGTGGCCGGCGCTCGGCCAGGCCAAGGACGAGCCGACCTTCGCCAAGAGCGTCGGCGACGCCTTCAGCAATGCAGCACTTGGCGAATGGGTGGCCGGGCAGGGCGCCGGCGAGGTCGTGCTCGTCGGTGCGCAGAGCGACTTTTGCGTTGCGGCCACGGTTAAAGGCGCCTTTGCGGCAGGGCTTGGCGTGATCGTAGTTTCCGACGCCCACAGCACTCTGGACAGCCCCAGCGAGACCGCTGCCGAAATCATCGCCCGGCACAACGCCGACTTCTCCAGCGCTGGCGTGACGCTGGTGACCACCAAATCCTTGACCGGCGTTTGA
- a CDS encoding tetratricopeptide repeat protein: MTAPTGTITPGSVFGAIGALAAFPLRLAAREVERRQGQLRRGVVRRTSHVVFGRNYLGKAGDAEIERRVAAERAAGRKLLSENGFLRLLGLMKAPEASTLSRQSLIDQSRLAAAELDLLSLFDAFEHDSEPYSFRDLILARKYAGLIAGGATWGAIARSVHRSGPVASLTAKSLNVGSQHGRSDAIYLEGGQSELDGQLLFDLGAVDDDTLEELFADAEAAEEQEDHVQAAALYQRCLAIDPTDAIAAFNRANCLRAGGHPAEAAHDYARAIKLDPAFVEAWFNLAGLMSDEGREASARRHLQKAIALDKTYADPVFNLARLEFDAGNLAEARRNWARYLELDADSEWARMAAKGIQFVDLQLAQKSAG, from the coding sequence GTGACGGCGCCCACCGGCACAATAACCCCCGGCAGCGTCTTCGGCGCCATCGGCGCGCTGGCGGCGTTCCCGCTGCGGCTGGCCGCGCGCGAGGTCGAGCGCCGGCAAGGCCAGTTGCGGCGCGGCGTCGTAAGGCGCACCAGCCATGTCGTGTTCGGCCGCAACTATCTGGGCAAGGCCGGGGATGCCGAGATCGAGCGCCGCGTGGCCGCCGAGCGCGCGGCCGGGCGCAAGCTGCTCAGCGAAAACGGCTTTTTGCGCCTGCTCGGGCTGATGAAGGCGCCCGAGGCTTCGACGCTGTCGCGGCAATCGCTGATCGACCAATCGCGGCTGGCCGCCGCCGAGCTTGATCTTCTCAGCCTGTTCGATGCTTTCGAGCACGACAGCGAACCCTATTCCTTCCGCGACCTGATCCTCGCCCGCAAATATGCCGGGCTGATCGCCGGTGGCGCCACGTGGGGAGCGATCGCGCGCTCCGTGCACCGCTCCGGCCCGGTCGCCTCGCTCACCGCCAAGTCGCTCAATGTCGGCTCGCAGCACGGGCGCAGCGACGCGATCTATCTCGAAGGCGGTCAGAGCGAGCTCGACGGCCAGCTGCTGTTCGATCTCGGCGCTGTCGATGACGACACGCTGGAAGAATTGTTCGCCGACGCCGAAGCGGCGGAAGAGCAGGAAGATCATGTGCAGGCAGCGGCACTTTACCAGCGCTGCCTCGCCATCGATCCCACCGACGCCATCGCCGCCTTCAACCGCGCCAACTGCCTGCGCGCCGGCGGCCATCCGGCGGAAGCCGCGCATGACTATGCCCGCGCGATAAAGCTCGACCCGGCCTTCGTCGAAGCCTGGTTCAACCTCGCCGGGCTGATGAGCGATGAGGGCCGCGAGGCCTCGGCGCGCCGGCATTTGCAGAAGGCCATCGCGCTCGACAAGACTTATGCCGATCCGGTGTTCAACCTCGCCCGCCTCGAATTCGACGCCGGCAACCTGGCCGAAGCGCGGCGAAACTGGGCGCGCTATCTCGAGCTCGACGCCGACTCCGAATGGGCGCGCATGGCGGCGAAGGGGATACAGTTCGTCGATTTGCAATTGGCGCAGAAGTCGGCGGGGTGA
- a CDS encoding exodeoxyribonuclease III has product MKIATFNINNINSRLQNLLAWLAVAEPDIVCLQELKARDTQFPRSALAAAGYGAVWKGEPTWNGVAILARGSEPVLTRDVLPGDETDKQSRYIEAAVSGIVVACLYAPNGNPQPGPKFQYKLAWHGRLEAHAAELFDTGLPVALVGDYNIVPEPRDIYPTRSYDDNALVQPESRASFAALLDQGWLDALRKKHPKDTLYTFWDYRRNRWPRDAGLRLDHILLSKKLSRRLTGAGIDRDVRGEDGASDHAPVWVELR; this is encoded by the coding sequence ATGAAGATCGCCACCTTCAACATCAACAACATCAACAGCCGGCTGCAAAACCTGCTGGCCTGGCTGGCCGTGGCAGAACCCGACATCGTCTGCCTGCAGGAACTGAAGGCGAGGGACACGCAGTTTCCGCGCTCGGCCCTTGCCGCTGCCGGCTATGGCGCGGTGTGGAAGGGCGAGCCGACCTGGAACGGCGTTGCCATCCTCGCGCGCGGTTCGGAGCCCGTTCTGACCCGCGATGTCTTGCCCGGCGACGAGACGGACAAGCAAAGCCGCTACATCGAGGCGGCGGTCAGCGGCATCGTCGTCGCCTGCCTCTACGCGCCCAACGGCAACCCGCAGCCCGGCCCAAAATTCCAGTACAAGCTGGCCTGGCACGGAAGGCTGGAGGCGCATGCGGCGGAACTGTTCGACACCGGCCTGCCGGTGGCACTGGTCGGCGACTACAACATCGTGCCCGAGCCGCGCGACATCTACCCGACGCGCTCCTATGACGACAACGCGCTGGTGCAGCCGGAAAGCCGGGCATCCTTCGCCGCACTGCTCGACCAGGGTTGGCTTGATGCGCTGCGCAAGAAGCACCCGAAGGACACGCTCTACACATTCTGGGATTATCGCCGCAACCGCTGGCCGCGCGACGCCGGCCTGCGCCTCGACCACATCCTGCTGTCAAAGAAGCTGTCGCGCCGGCTGACCGGGGCGGGCATCGACCGCGACGTGCGCGGCGAGGATGGCGCTAGCGACCACGCGCCGGTGTGGGTGGAGTTGCGGTGA
- a CDS encoding amidase, which translates to MTDLHIVEASIEQLRQALENGNVTSVELVGAYLRRIARYDRHGITLNAVPVLNPDMFEDAAASDLRRRQGATLGPLDGIPYTAKDSYKVSGLTVAAGSPAFEHLIANEDAFTIARLRVGGAVLIGLTNMPPMANGGMQRGVYGRAESPYNADYLTAAFASGSSNGSGTATAASFAAFGLGEETWSSGRAPASNNALVAYTPSRGVISVRGNWPLVPTMDVVVPHTRSVADMLELLDVIVADDAETRGDFWRAQPWVALPRSSAVRPPRYVGLKQEGALQGKRLGVPRMYIGRDTEATKPIETRASVLDLWAQAARNLERLGATIVEVDFPVVSNYERDRPGTRTMVERGLVPEEFAEREIWDLCVWGWDDFLRANADPVIPDLASVDGPKIFPQPPGTLPDRYGDDGFDLAEYVGRARLGVTPFAVIPSLEGGLKGLEATRRIDFEDWLDVQGLDAVVFPAAADVGPADADVDEASAALAWCNGTWVANGNLVWRHLGIPTVTVPMGTMADIGMPVGLTFAGKAYGDTTLLCLAGDFERSAARRTSPPRTPELPDDVFVARPGGFPPSDIDVPQFTITLAAETRHTGSQDEISISLDLHGDDATDAASLKVHVNGTPVELQRSGARFSGFAFIPADEHRRLHSVWRGAYGSIVTAILRLPDGRVAGAFTVTGGIG; encoded by the coding sequence ATGACCGATCTCCACATCGTCGAGGCGTCGATCGAACAGCTGCGGCAGGCGCTGGAGAACGGCAACGTCACCAGCGTCGAGCTGGTCGGTGCGTATCTCAGGCGCATCGCCAGATATGACCGGCACGGCATCACTCTCAACGCCGTTCCCGTGCTCAACCCGGACATGTTCGAGGACGCCGCCGCCTCCGACCTGCGCCGCCGGCAAGGCGCGACGCTGGGGCCTTTGGACGGCATCCCCTACACCGCCAAGGACAGCTACAAGGTATCAGGCCTGACGGTGGCTGCCGGCTCACCAGCCTTCGAACATCTGATCGCCAATGAGGACGCTTTCACCATCGCGCGGCTGCGGGTCGGCGGCGCGGTGCTGATCGGGCTGACCAACATGCCGCCGATGGCCAATGGCGGCATGCAGCGCGGCGTCTACGGCCGGGCGGAAAGCCCCTACAACGCCGACTATCTGACCGCCGCCTTCGCCTCGGGCTCGTCCAATGGTTCGGGCACGGCGACAGCGGCGAGCTTCGCCGCCTTCGGGCTTGGCGAGGAGACATGGTCGTCGGGCCGGGCGCCGGCGTCGAACAATGCGCTGGTCGCCTACACGCCGTCGCGCGGCGTGATTTCCGTGCGCGGCAACTGGCCGCTGGTGCCGACGATGGATGTCGTCGTGCCGCACACGCGCAGCGTTGCCGATATGCTGGAACTGCTCGACGTGATCGTCGCCGACGATGCCGAGACGAGAGGCGATTTCTGGCGCGCGCAGCCATGGGTGGCTTTGCCCCGCAGCTCCGCTGTGCGCCCGCCACGCTATGTCGGGCTCAAGCAGGAAGGAGCGCTGCAAGGTAAGCGGCTTGGCGTGCCCCGCATGTATATCGGCCGCGATACCGAGGCCACCAAACCGATCGAAACCCGTGCCTCGGTGCTGGACCTGTGGGCGCAGGCAGCAAGGAATCTGGAGCGGCTTGGCGCCACGATCGTCGAGGTCGACTTTCCCGTCGTCTCCAACTACGAGCGCGACCGGCCGGGGACAAGAACCATGGTCGAGCGCGGGCTGGTGCCGGAAGAATTTGCCGAGCGCGAGATCTGGGACCTCTGCGTCTGGGGATGGGACGATTTCCTGCGCGCCAATGCCGACCCGGTCATTCCCGATCTCGCCTCGGTCGATGGTCCAAAGATATTCCCGCAGCCGCCGGGCACGCTGCCCGACCGCTATGGCGACGATGGTTTCGATCTGGCGGAGTATGTCGGGCGGGCCAGGCTTGGCGTCACGCCCTTCGCCGTAATCCCGTCACTGGAAGGCGGCCTGAAGGGTCTGGAGGCGACGCGGCGGATCGATTTCGAGGACTGGCTCGACGTGCAAGGGCTCGACGCCGTGGTGTTTCCCGCCGCAGCCGATGTCGGGCCAGCCGATGCCGATGTCGACGAGGCGTCCGCAGCACTTGCCTGGTGCAATGGCACCTGGGTCGCCAACGGCAATCTGGTGTGGCGGCATCTGGGCATTCCGACCGTGACCGTGCCGATGGGCACGATGGCCGATATCGGCATGCCGGTCGGGCTGACCTTCGCCGGCAAAGCCTACGGCGACACCACGCTGCTTTGCCTTGCCGGCGACTTCGAGCGCTCGGCCGCTCGTCGCACGAGCCCGCCGCGCACGCCGGAATTGCCGGATGATGTGTTTGTCGCGCGGCCTGGTGGCTTTCCGCCCAGCGATATCGATGTGCCGCAATTCACCATCACGCTTGCGGCCGAGACGCGGCACACAGGCAGTCAGGACGAGATATCCATCTCCCTCGACCTGCATGGCGACGACGCCACTGACGCAGCCAGCCTCAAGGTGCATGTCAACGGAACGCCCGTCGAACTACAGCGGAGCGGCGCGCGTTTCAGCGGCTTTGCATTCATTCCGGCTGACGAACATCGCAGGCTCCACAGTGTCTGGCGCGGCGCTTACGGCTCTATCGTCACCGCCATCTTGCGCCTCCCGGACGGCCGCGTTGCCGGCGCCTTTACCGTAACCGGCGGCATCGGGTGA
- a CDS encoding addiction module antidote protein — protein sequence MPLETTRFDILEYLKTPEHRLAYIEAAFEDGDPALITHALGDVARSIGMTAVAKEAGVTREALYKALSDKGDPRLSTLLGVTKALGLQLYAKPVDPVSAP from the coding sequence ATGCCTCTCGAAACCACTCGCTTCGATATTCTCGAGTACCTGAAGACACCGGAACATCGCCTTGCCTATATCGAGGCCGCTTTTGAAGACGGGGACCCCGCACTCATCACGCACGCTCTCGGCGATGTCGCGCGCTCTATCGGCATGACGGCTGTGGCGAAAGAGGCCGGCGTTACCAGGGAGGCGCTGTACAAAGCGCTGAGCGACAAGGGCGATCCACGCCTTAGCACGCTGCTGGGAGTGACGAAGGCGCTAGGCCTGCAGCTCTATGCGAAGCCGGTTGATCCTGTCTCGGCACCTTGA
- a CDS encoding PLP-dependent aminotransferase family protein, whose protein sequence is MKASEIRELLKLLDQPDIISFAGGIPDPALFPSEAIRDAYADVLGSGDAASALQYQVSEGYLPLRRWLAGQMGKLGVDCDENNVLITSGSQQALDYLGKLFLSPGDTALVTWPTYLGALQAFNAYEPRYDRLTPDGGNMTPDAYRAAAAANGGKVKFAYLVPDFANPTGETLGLKQREAVLDLAQELDIAVIEDAAYRALRYDGEGVAPILALDCARSGGIDNARTIYCGSFSKILSPGMRVGWVCAPRRVVEKLVLMKQASDLHSPSINQVVMHRVAEAVFDDQVEKLIDAYRARRDDLLDALEANMPEGVSWTRPDGGMFVWMTLPEGADATVLLARAVKEARVAFVPGSAFHADGSGGNTMRLSFTLADRRAVSEGIPRLAKIMKEYGGTQSAMKICPECQHVFQGNGWDGIDAHWKSKHEGVMPYATAWPLIKAGNYRNS, encoded by the coding sequence ATGAAGGCCTCGGAAATCCGCGAACTGCTCAAGCTGCTCGACCAGCCGGACATCATCTCGTTTGCCGGCGGCATTCCCGACCCGGCGCTGTTTCCGTCCGAAGCGATCCGCGATGCCTATGCCGATGTTTTGGGCAGCGGCGATGCAGCCTCCGCTCTGCAATACCAGGTCAGCGAAGGCTATCTGCCGTTGCGGCGCTGGCTGGCCGGGCAGATGGGAAAGCTCGGTGTCGACTGCGACGAAAACAACGTCCTGATCACCTCCGGCTCGCAGCAGGCGCTGGATTATCTCGGAAAGCTGTTCCTGTCGCCCGGCGACACCGCGCTGGTCACCTGGCCGACCTATCTCGGCGCCCTGCAGGCGTTCAACGCCTATGAGCCGCGCTATGACCGGCTGACGCCGGACGGCGGCAACATGACGCCGGACGCCTACCGCGCCGCAGCGGCCGCAAACGGCGGCAAGGTCAAGTTCGCCTATCTCGTGCCGGATTTCGCCAATCCCACCGGCGAGACGCTGGGCCTCAAGCAGCGCGAGGCCGTGCTCGATCTCGCCCAAGAGCTCGACATCGCCGTCATCGAGGACGCCGCCTACCGCGCGCTGCGCTATGACGGGGAGGGGGTGGCGCCGATCCTGGCGCTGGACTGCGCCCGCTCAGGCGGCATCGACAACGCCCGCACCATCTATTGCGGCTCCTTCTCAAAAATCCTGTCGCCGGGCATGCGGGTGGGTTGGGTCTGCGCGCCGCGCCGCGTCGTCGAGAAGCTGGTGCTGATGAAGCAGGCCTCCGACCTGCACAGCCCGTCCATCAACCAGGTGGTCATGCACCGCGTGGCCGAGGCCGTTTTCGATGACCAGGTAGAAAAACTCATCGATGCCTATCGCGCCCGCCGCGACGATCTTCTCGATGCGCTCGAAGCCAACATGCCGGAAGGCGTGAGCTGGACCCGGCCCGACGGCGGCATGTTCGTCTGGATGACGCTGCCCGAGGGCGCCGACGCCACCGTGCTGCTGGCAAGAGCGGTCAAGGAGGCGCGCGTCGCCTTCGTGCCCGGCAGCGCCTTTCACGCCGACGGATCAGGCGGCAACACCATGCGCCTGAGCTTTACGCTCGCCGACCGGCGCGCGGTGAGCGAGGGGATACCGAGGCTGGCGAAGATTATGAAGGAGTACGGCGGGACGCAAAGTGCGATGAAGATATGTCCCGAGTGTCAGCATGTTTTCCAAGGCAACGGCTGGGACGGCATAGACGCTCACTGGAAATCTAAGCACGAAGGCGTCATGCCATATGCAACAGCCTGGCCACTCATTAAGGCTGGCAACTATCGAAATTCATAA
- a CDS encoding WD40 repeat domain-containing protein: protein MNRVADRLLAVVLLAVGIASFAKAYLAQGDAAGSFASAHLLVLVAAGGLSLVGAVLFWAGLLPGRPRHQAGAPLFGRAAEVQETGRPRLRQAFLVVPLIAVLALVADQFGPWRADDASPGGEVAAPNQPKSTEPKGSEPKGEDIANAPPAPEPAPPPAMAPAPPPIAAPPPPAQAAQPPEQAAKPPEPAPAQPPAAPAAPPPEVAVIPPPATVAPPPPAPPPLPTQPEGHRDAVVWLAVAPDGRSIMSASTDQTIKLWDIAGKQLIRNLGVHKDMARTALFMPDGVSALTAGDDGEIVLRKLSDGAVLHVFSSGENGGVNKLAISPDGKRAVSVHGTGTVIVWDLENKSALHVMTGHDWSISAVAVSPDGFSAVSGSIDGTLKLWDIGAGKLLRSWHGHERGTYGAVFTADGHHLITGSGDYTIKLWDLDTGREVRRFEGHSGTVYVLALSADGKRLLSGSLDGTARLWDMETGNEIAMFDSQSGPIYAVAFAADGTVLTGGYDRTIRDWPAGGGGGVVLFAGAPD from the coding sequence ATGAACAGGGTTGCTGACAGGCTGCTTGCGGTCGTCCTGCTGGCGGTCGGCATTGCCAGCTTCGCCAAGGCGTATCTGGCGCAGGGCGATGCGGCTGGATCCTTCGCATCGGCGCATCTTTTGGTCCTGGTCGCGGCAGGCGGGCTCTCTCTTGTCGGCGCGGTGTTGTTCTGGGCGGGCCTGTTGCCGGGTCGGCCGAGGCATCAAGCCGGAGCGCCGCTGTTCGGCCGGGCGGCGGAGGTGCAAGAAACCGGCAGGCCGCGCCTGCGGCAGGCCTTTCTCGTCGTTCCGTTGATTGCCGTCCTTGCCCTGGTAGCCGATCAGTTCGGTCCCTGGCGAGCCGATGACGCCAGCCCGGGCGGCGAGGTCGCCGCGCCCAACCAGCCCAAGAGCACCGAACCAAAGGGCTCCGAGCCCAAGGGCGAGGACATCGCCAATGCTCCGCCGGCGCCGGAACCAGCGCCCCCGCCAGCCATGGCGCCTGCTCCGCCGCCCATCGCCGCGCCGCCGCCGCCCGCGCAAGCCGCCCAGCCGCCCGAGCAGGCAGCCAAACCGCCGGAGCCGGCGCCTGCCCAGCCGCCAGCAGCGCCCGCAGCCCCGCCACCGGAGGTCGCGGTCATCCCGCCGCCTGCCACCGTCGCGCCGCCGCCCCCAGCTCCGCCGCCGCTGCCGACGCAGCCCGAGGGCCACCGCGACGCCGTCGTCTGGCTGGCGGTTGCGCCCGACGGGCGCTCGATCATGAGCGCCAGCACCGACCAGACGATCAAGCTCTGGGACATTGCCGGCAAGCAGCTGATCCGCAACCTCGGCGTCCACAAGGACATGGCACGCACGGCGCTGTTCATGCCCGATGGCGTCAGCGCGCTGACCGCCGGCGACGACGGCGAGATCGTGCTGCGCAAACTCTCCGACGGCGCGGTGCTGCATGTCTTCTCATCGGGCGAGAACGGCGGCGTCAACAAGCTGGCGATCAGTCCGGACGGCAAACGCGCTGTCAGTGTGCACGGTACGGGCACGGTCATCGTCTGGGACCTCGAGAACAAGTCCGCGCTGCATGTGATGACTGGGCATGACTGGTCGATCAGCGCGGTTGCCGTCTCGCCCGATGGTTTCAGCGCCGTCAGCGGCAGCATCGACGGGACGCTAAAACTCTGGGACATCGGCGCCGGCAAGCTGCTACGCAGCTGGCACGGCCATGAGCGGGGCACCTATGGCGCCGTGTTCACCGCCGACGGCCACCATCTGATCACCGGCAGCGGCGACTATACGATCAAGCTGTGGGACCTCGACACCGGCAGGGAAGTGCGCCGTTTCGAGGGCCATTCGGGCACCGTCTATGTGCTGGCGCTGTCGGCCGACGGCAAGCGCCTGCTCTCCGGCTCGCTCGACGGCACGGCGCGGCTGTGGGACATGGAAACCGGCAACGAGATCGCCATGTTCGACAGCCAGTCCGGCCCGATCTACGCGGTGGCCTTCGCCGCCGATGGCACGGTGCTGACCGGCGGCTACGACCGCACCATCAGGGACTGGCCGGCAGGCGGCGGCGGCGGCGTGGTGTTGTTTGCCGGCGCGCCGGATTGA
- a CDS encoding type II toxin-antitoxin system RelE/ParE family toxin has product MIDVRLTADFTKWLDSLRDTAARLRVVARIRRVEIGNIGDAKYFDGIGELRIDHGPGYRVYFVKIGSAVIILLCGGDKSTQKRDIAKAKQMAKDI; this is encoded by the coding sequence ATGATCGACGTCCGGCTGACCGCCGATTTCACCAAATGGCTCGACAGCCTTCGCGATACAGCGGCGCGATTACGCGTTGTCGCTCGCATCCGCCGGGTCGAGATCGGCAACATCGGTGATGCCAAGTACTTCGACGGTATAGGCGAGCTTCGCATCGATCATGGCCCCGGCTACCGGGTCTACTTCGTGAAGATTGGAAGCGCCGTGATCATCCTTCTGTGTGGCGGTGACAAGTCCACCCAGAAGCGCGACATCGCCAAGGCGAAACAGATGGCAAAGGACATATGA